TGATATTCTATAAGGCGGACGCCTATGAGACCGTGGGCTGTTGGTACCACTTTCTGGTTCGTATAACACTTTACCTCTGCGTCCTAGCCCAGGCCTAGGCTCACGTCTACCATTGGGTTCATTGTTATTTTGACCCTTAGTTTGCGCAGAATTGTCCCTTTTATTTCCTGAATCCGGTTCTTTCTCTATTGATAAACTATCATTTTCAGATCGCGCTTCATTGATATTGCTAAACACAATAGGTGAACCAGTGTCATCGAGAAAAACACCTTTGGTAGAACCATTTGGTTTGTTAGGCCTATCACGAGGACTATTATTCTCAGATCTCACCACAATAAACACATTTCTGAGAGCAGTAGCCTCGCGTTCTGTGGTCCTTACGGTATTTTGACTCTGTCGAGTCTGTGAGTCTTCCCTATTTTCTTGTTTAGGGTCATCGCTACAATCACATCCCGCGCATAACGCACCAGAACAGATGAATTTGCAGAAGTACTTGCTATGTTTTGTACAGCAAGAGCAGGGCTTCTTGGAGAAGCGACGTCTGCGGCAACATCCACATATCCAGGCAAAATAACCGGGTCTCCAGCAACACCAGTACAGTACAAAAGGAGATAGTACACCGATTACTGCTAGACTGATCCATAGTGGCATTAAATCGGCTGGTTCGTTTACTGAAATACAAATCATAATTGTTGAAAGCGATAATTAAAGAAGAGTATTATTGTGCACAATAATGGCACCTCTAGCATTTTCtagtattacattttttgtaaacTTCTTTATTTTACACCAACAGAGTAAAAGACCAATAACATGTcgaatattattatacataatatataataaagtaggcctacgtaaaaAACTATGGAAACCACACAAATATTGGTATGGTTCCCGTAGGCATGATGTATACACGTTTATAGGAATCCTTGttgaatacaattttttaaagcGACTTACTTGGACAAAATGAGGGAGAACCATCAGATTGATCGCTATAATCTTCTGCTCCACAGTTGGAGATGTTCTGCCTGTCACAGACGACTTCTGATGATATGCAACGTTTGGTTGTGCTACACTGAAAATCAGATGACTGACAGTCTGATTCTGCAAAGAAACACATGGACAATTTTAGAAAACAAGATCGAACTTTGAACTTTGACATGATAAGGAAGATTAGTTTTGAagatgatatatatatatatataatatgtagaATATAAATAGAAGTGTGTAATAACCAATCAAATACAAAACTTACCAGAATTAAATGCTGTGAAAACTGCCCTAAAATCAATAACGCTCCAGTCTCCATTAGAAGTCACACGAATCGTCATACTGGTTCCCGTCGACTCTACAACGCTCGGTCTAACGGTACCACACGGGTTCTGAAGAAGCACAGCTGAAGTGGATGATGAACCGTCATATAACCGTAACGAGGCATGAGAACAATTAGTATTATCTCCATACctgaaacaaattatgaaattaCTGCTTTTTGATAActtctttagaaaaaaaaatataggtcTACTGTACACGAGGCCTTTTACATCTATCCAGAAGTTGCATCTGCGAGTGAAAGGGCCATTTTCGGTGTATATAAATTTAGGCCTAAGTGTCTAAGGTGAGGTTGagctaattaatattttacaaccCGTTCGGTATGTAAAATATGTCACAAAAAAGCTATTATTGAAAACTGATCTTTATTAAGTTGTTGCACTGAGAATGTATTACGTAACATAATTACGTATTAGGTAACTCTGGTGTATACTAACCTTTCTCCGATGTCAAACCATCGAAAGTCAACCATAACTTTGGTAAAATCTCCCATTGCAGTTACCGTGTAGGAACAATCAGTTGTTTGGTTAAAATAGTCATATCGACCCTGTGTTGAATGAGATGACATGACGAACCCGTAGGTTTCTATCGTTTGACCACAGTTAGAATTTAATAACGTTACtgaaaaaaatatcataaattaaattaattatggttTATCtatgatttttaataatttattcttCAAATTCAATAaatcaaaaacaataataaaagatGGAAAAAATTACCAAAAGAAAATGAGAGCAAAAGAAGACACGGTAACGATATAAGCTCAAAATCTTGTATTTT
This region of Antedon mediterranea chromosome 8, ecAntMedi1.1, whole genome shotgun sequence genomic DNA includes:
- the LOC140056775 gene encoding uncharacterized protein; translation: MRILFPVVLLGCLVRKSSECNRATTSDTGSRDSLDTVTLLNSNCGQTIETYGFVMSSHSTQGRYDYFNQTTDCSYTVTAMGDFTKVMVDFRWFDIGERYGDNTNCSHASLRLYDGSSSTSAVLLQNPCGTVRPSVVESTGTSMTIRVTSNGDWSVIDFRAVFTAFNSESDCQSSDFQCSTTKRCISSEVVCDRQNISNCGAEDYSDQSDGSPSFCPINEPADLMPLWISLAVIGVLSPFVLYWCCWRPGYFAWICGCCRRRRFSKKPCSCCTKHSKYFCKFICSGALCAGCDCSDDPKQENREDSQTRQSQNTVRTTEREATALRNVFIVVRSENNSPRDRPNKPNGSTKGVFLDDTGSPIVFSNINEARSENDSLSIEKEPDSGNKRDNSAQTKGQNNNEPNGRREPRPGLGRRGKVLYEPESGTNSPRSHRRPPYRISPMPPPPDEYSDTNSPDGSFPSSQSLPSALMLTSTDSTPVTARRNLPPPRKGVFLSSEPYLGADDDIDNGAGAHVREGR